From a single Stomoxys calcitrans chromosome 4, idStoCalc2.1, whole genome shotgun sequence genomic region:
- the LOC106092969 gene encoding fasciclin-2 isoform X6 encodes MGPIGKLKMGRHTAATMASALAAIIFLNFVLIASAVDEPRLEIFPSQKVQRKAVGQAMILTCRPNVPSPNLVADLQWKDNLNNTILPKPHQIYQPVYDSKGHRIRDNMGRNPPMFTEYMTGTESLALIINHLSVEMEGKYYCTASYATNDILETSVTVKTYVGITWTNAPENQNPILGEDYVVRCEVKADPNPTIDWLRDGDQIRSSEKYVVQTHGLLIRNVQESDDGIYTCRAAVVETGELVERTIRVEVYSRPVITYLPTTLEATEGKPFSANCTATGKPVPEIFWIKDANHQNVATADRFLVNPLTGVLNINSVTQDDYGTYTCIAKNDAGVADQKTKLNVLITPSIYYLYNVTGVSEKEVALTCRAKGRPAPAITFRRWGSEDEFTAGAQVDDERIILEQHFDDDKGESSGTLRISKAMRSDDGLYQCLARNTGGTAYSTGHIEVQFRPDFTHMKDLPPVFSWEERKVNLSCLAMSIPNATIEWRWNGKPIKDIHDKNLEIVGTGPRSDLIVHPVARQYYSVYKCIATNIHGTSEHDMQLKEARVPEPVPAAQPKQLTATSVTFEIRSPPTEFGLPITAFTVQYKEAINPDWSTALNRSWSPDSPYIVEGLKPQTMYHFRFAARNQVGLGLWGVNTQQSTPKRSAPEEPKPLHSPVQNDIEEPVVVSPYSDHFELRWSVPADNGEPIDFYQVKYCPGVKISGTWHELENECQSVEVAESTSYEMTHLAGNTYYRIELRAHNIIGFSSPASVIMKTTRDNPYPKGTASKDYSIRLQGVSLIMALFVVQLTRSMLMPIDSRNSQFAAL; translated from the exons CTTCGGCTGTCGATGAACCTAGACTGGAAATTTTTCCCTCACAAAAAGTCCAAAGAAAAGCCGTGGGTCAGGCCATGATTCTAACCTGTCGCCCTAATGTTCCTTCACCTAATCTAGTAGCTGATTTGCAGTGGAAGGATAATTTAAATAATACGATATTGCCCAAACC GCACCAAATTTATCAACCAGTGTATGATTCCAAAGGACATAGAATACGTGATAA TATGGGGCGTAATCCACCCATGTTCACGGAGTATATGACCGGCACGGAGAGTTTGGCGCTTATCATCAACCACCTCAGTGTGGAAATGGAGGGCAAATACTATTGCACAGCATCCTATGCGACCAATGATATCCTGGAGACCAGTGTTACGGTTAAAACTTATG TTGGCATTACCTGGACAAATGCTCCGGAAAATCAAAACCCCATTCTAGGTGAGGACTATGTGGTAAGATGTGAGGTAAAGGCTGATCCTAATCCCACAATTGATTGGTTAAGAGATGGTGATCAG ATACGCTCGAGCGAAAAATATGTAGTGCAGACCCATGGTCTTTTGATACGCAATGTCCAGGAATCTGATGATGGCATCTACACTTGTCGTGCCGCTGTTGTGGAAACCGGTGAATTGGTGGAACGCACCATTCGCGTTGAAGTCTACAGCCGTCCAGTGATAACCTATTTGCCCACAACTTTGGAGGCCACTGAAGGTAAACCATTCTCGGCCAATTGCACGGCCACAGGTAAACCCGTACCGGAAATTTTCTGGATTAAGGATGCCAACCATCAAAATGTTGCCACCGCCGACCGCTTCCTGGTGAACCCTTTGACTGGTGTCTTGAATATTAACTCAGTGACCCAAGATGACTACGGCACATATACATGCATAGCCAAGAATGATGCTGGCGTGGCGGATCAAAAGACAAAGCTGAATGTTTTGATTACTCCCTCGATTTACTATTTGTACAATGTAACCGGTGTGAGCGAGAAAGAGGTGGCCCTTACCTGTCGGGCCAAGGGTCGTCCCGCCCCTGCAATTACTTTCCGCCGTTGGGGCTCTGAGGATGAGTTTACAGCCGGTGCTCAAGTCGATGATGAACGCATCATTTTGGAACAACACTTTGACGATGATAAAGGTGAAAGCAGTGGCACTTTGAGAATATCCAAAGCCATGCGCTCAGACGATGGTCTGTATCAGTGTCTTGCGCGCAACACCGGAGGCACCGCCTATAGTACCGGTCACATTGAGGTTCAGTTCCGTCCAGATTTCACACACATGAAGGACTTGCCGCCAGTATTCAGCTGGGAGGAGCGCAAGGTGAATCTCAGCTGTTTGGCCATGAGCATACCCAATGCCACCATTGAATGGCGCTGGAATGGCAAGCCCATCAAGGATATACACGACAAGAACTTGGAAATTGTAGGCACCGGTCCTCGCAGCGATTTAATAGTCCATCCGGTAGCTCGCCAGTATTATTCCGTCTACAAATGTATTGCCACCAATATTCATGGCACCAGCGAACATGATATGCAGTTGAAGGAGGCCCGTGTACCCGAACCCGTTCCTGCGGCACAACCCAAACAGCTGACAGCGACAAGTGTTACATTCGAAATACGCAGTCCCCCCACAGAGTTTGGCCTACCCATTACAGCGTTTACAGTGCAATACAAAGAAGCCATTAACCCTGATTGGTCAACAGCGTTAAATCGAAGTTGGTCACCCGATTCCCCCTACATTGTTGAGGGACTAAAACCTCAGACCATGTACCATTTCCGCTTTGCTGCCCGCAACCAGGTGGGATTGGGTCTGTGGGGCGTGAATACCCAGCAATCAACACCTAAGCGTTCGGCACCCGAAGAACCTAAGCCCTTGCATTCGCCCGTGCAAAATGATATTGAGGAACCCGTGGTGGTCTCACCCTACTCCGATCACTTTGAACTGAGATGGAGTGTGCCCGCAGACAATGGAGAACCCATTGATTTCTATCAAGTCAAATATTGTCCG GGCGTCAAAATTTCCGGCACTTGGCATGAACTGGAAAACGAATGTCAATCCGTAGAGGTAGCCGAAAGCACATCCTACGAGATGACACACTTGGCTGGCAACACCTATTACCGCATTGAATTGCGTGCCCACAACATCATCGGCTTCTCGTCGCCCGCGTCCGTCATTATGAAAACAACACGAG ATAATCCTTATCCGAAAGGTACAGCCTCTAAGGATTACAGCATACGGCTTCAAGGGGTCTCATTAATAATGGCGTTGTTTGTAGTACAACTCACTCGTAGTATGTTGATGCCCATCGACAGCCGAAATAGTCAATTTGCAGCATTGTAA
- the LOC106092969 gene encoding fasciclin-2 isoform X5, whose amino-acid sequence MGPIGKLKMGRHTAATMASALAAIIFLNFVLIASAVDEPRLEIFPSQKVQRKAVGQAMILTCRPNVPSPNLVADLQWKDNLNNTILPKPHQIYQPVYDSKGHRIRDNMGRNPPMFTEYMTGTESLALIINHLSVEMEGKYYCTASYATNDILETSVTVKTYVGITWTNAPENQNPILGEDYVVRCEVKADPNPTIDWLRDGDQIRSSEKYVVQTHGLLIRNVQESDDGIYTCRAAVVETGELVERTIRVEVYSRPVITYLPTTLEATEGKPFSANCTATGKPVPEIFWIKDANHQNVATADRFLVNPLTGVLNINSVTQDDYGTYTCIAKNDAGVADQKTKLNVLITPSIYYLYNVTGVSEKEVALTCRAKGRPAPAITFRRWGSEDEFTAGAQVDDERIILEQHFDDDKGESSGTLRISKAMRSDDGLYQCLARNTGGTAYSTGHIEVQFRPDFTHMKDLPPVFSWEERKVNLSCLAMSIPNATIEWRWNGKPIKDIHDKNLEIVGTGPRSDLIVHPVARQYYSVYKCIATNIHGTSEHDMQLKEARVPEPVPAAQPKQLTATSVTFEIRSPPTEFGLPITAFTVQYKEAINPDWSTALNRSWSPDSPYIVEGLKPQTMYHFRFAARNQVGLGLWGVNTQQSTPKRSAPEEPKPLHSPVQNDIEEPVVVSPYSDHFELRWSVPADNGEPIDFYQVKYCPGVKISGTWHELENECQSVEVAESTSYEMTHLAGNTYYRIELRAHNIIGFSSPASVIMKTTRGESDHANNNLGTFLYTAGLNSAAAPSTHKTLFTRTPTTTTTTKAAIITTSTVMAIATTTCLTLLSILATNLA is encoded by the exons CTTCGGCTGTCGATGAACCTAGACTGGAAATTTTTCCCTCACAAAAAGTCCAAAGAAAAGCCGTGGGTCAGGCCATGATTCTAACCTGTCGCCCTAATGTTCCTTCACCTAATCTAGTAGCTGATTTGCAGTGGAAGGATAATTTAAATAATACGATATTGCCCAAACC GCACCAAATTTATCAACCAGTGTATGATTCCAAAGGACATAGAATACGTGATAA TATGGGGCGTAATCCACCCATGTTCACGGAGTATATGACCGGCACGGAGAGTTTGGCGCTTATCATCAACCACCTCAGTGTGGAAATGGAGGGCAAATACTATTGCACAGCATCCTATGCGACCAATGATATCCTGGAGACCAGTGTTACGGTTAAAACTTATG TTGGCATTACCTGGACAAATGCTCCGGAAAATCAAAACCCCATTCTAGGTGAGGACTATGTGGTAAGATGTGAGGTAAAGGCTGATCCTAATCCCACAATTGATTGGTTAAGAGATGGTGATCAG ATACGCTCGAGCGAAAAATATGTAGTGCAGACCCATGGTCTTTTGATACGCAATGTCCAGGAATCTGATGATGGCATCTACACTTGTCGTGCCGCTGTTGTGGAAACCGGTGAATTGGTGGAACGCACCATTCGCGTTGAAGTCTACAGCCGTCCAGTGATAACCTATTTGCCCACAACTTTGGAGGCCACTGAAGGTAAACCATTCTCGGCCAATTGCACGGCCACAGGTAAACCCGTACCGGAAATTTTCTGGATTAAGGATGCCAACCATCAAAATGTTGCCACCGCCGACCGCTTCCTGGTGAACCCTTTGACTGGTGTCTTGAATATTAACTCAGTGACCCAAGATGACTACGGCACATATACATGCATAGCCAAGAATGATGCTGGCGTGGCGGATCAAAAGACAAAGCTGAATGTTTTGATTACTCCCTCGATTTACTATTTGTACAATGTAACCGGTGTGAGCGAGAAAGAGGTGGCCCTTACCTGTCGGGCCAAGGGTCGTCCCGCCCCTGCAATTACTTTCCGCCGTTGGGGCTCTGAGGATGAGTTTACAGCCGGTGCTCAAGTCGATGATGAACGCATCATTTTGGAACAACACTTTGACGATGATAAAGGTGAAAGCAGTGGCACTTTGAGAATATCCAAAGCCATGCGCTCAGACGATGGTCTGTATCAGTGTCTTGCGCGCAACACCGGAGGCACCGCCTATAGTACCGGTCACATTGAGGTTCAGTTCCGTCCAGATTTCACACACATGAAGGACTTGCCGCCAGTATTCAGCTGGGAGGAGCGCAAGGTGAATCTCAGCTGTTTGGCCATGAGCATACCCAATGCCACCATTGAATGGCGCTGGAATGGCAAGCCCATCAAGGATATACACGACAAGAACTTGGAAATTGTAGGCACCGGTCCTCGCAGCGATTTAATAGTCCATCCGGTAGCTCGCCAGTATTATTCCGTCTACAAATGTATTGCCACCAATATTCATGGCACCAGCGAACATGATATGCAGTTGAAGGAGGCCCGTGTACCCGAACCCGTTCCTGCGGCACAACCCAAACAGCTGACAGCGACAAGTGTTACATTCGAAATACGCAGTCCCCCCACAGAGTTTGGCCTACCCATTACAGCGTTTACAGTGCAATACAAAGAAGCCATTAACCCTGATTGGTCAACAGCGTTAAATCGAAGTTGGTCACCCGATTCCCCCTACATTGTTGAGGGACTAAAACCTCAGACCATGTACCATTTCCGCTTTGCTGCCCGCAACCAGGTGGGATTGGGTCTGTGGGGCGTGAATACCCAGCAATCAACACCTAAGCGTTCGGCACCCGAAGAACCTAAGCCCTTGCATTCGCCCGTGCAAAATGATATTGAGGAACCCGTGGTGGTCTCACCCTACTCCGATCACTTTGAACTGAGATGGAGTGTGCCCGCAGACAATGGAGAACCCATTGATTTCTATCAAGTCAAATATTGTCCG GGCGTCAAAATTTCCGGCACTTGGCATGAACTGGAAAACGAATGTCAATCCGTAGAGGTAGCCGAAAGCACATCCTACGAGATGACACACTTGGCTGGCAACACCTATTACCGCATTGAATTGCGTGCCCACAACATCATCGGCTTCTCGTCGCCCGCGTCCGTCATTATGAAAACAACACGAGGTGAGTCCGATCATGCTAATAATAATTTGGGAACATTTTTGTATACGGCCGGTCTCAATTCGGCCGCTGCCCCATCAACACATAAAACATTATTCACACGAACACCAACGACTACAACCACAACTAAGGCAGCTATCATCACCACAAGTACAGTCATGGctattgctacaacaacatgccTAACACTCCTAAGCATTTTAGCCACAAACTTAGCTTAA